One genomic window of Desulfobulbaceae bacterium includes the following:
- the lysS gene encoding lysine--tRNA ligase, with protein sequence MEELNQVLRQRRQKAQELEDLGTTLYANDFQPTHKVAELIAHEDTVRNAAEEHIGPEWTIAGRIMSMRKFGKAAFLHIQDASAKIQVYIKNDQVGENAFTIFKKLDIGDIVGFKGTLFITQKGELSLMTNTLKPISKSLRPLPEKFHGLTDVEMRYRQRYVDLIVNSEVKETFKKRVEIIRLIRDFLNNREFMEVETPMMHPISGGATARPFKTHHNALDMNLYLRVAPELYLKRLLVGGFERVFEINRNFRNEGLSTRHNPEFTMLEFYQAYSTYFELMDLTEEMISWIASEVTGSMLISYQGQEVDLSPPWRRLTMDNALVEIGNIPHDILHDMEKLKDKATELGIKLDIHAGIGKIKTELFELLVEEKLIDPTFITAYPTEVSPLARRNEQDPTVTDRFELFITGREIANAFSELNDPIDQRKRMEKQIAERGDDQEISPELDNDFLRALEYGMPPAAGEGIGIDRLVMLLTDSASIRDVILFPHLRPE encoded by the coding sequence ATGGAAGAGTTAAATCAGGTTTTACGACAAAGACGCCAAAAAGCTCAAGAGCTTGAAGATTTAGGTACCACACTTTACGCAAACGATTTTCAACCAACCCACAAAGTTGCAGAACTCATAGCACATGAAGATACTGTTCGTAATGCTGCCGAGGAGCATATCGGTCCTGAATGGACAATTGCTGGAAGAATTATGTCCATGCGCAAATTCGGCAAAGCGGCTTTTTTGCATATTCAAGACGCCTCGGCCAAAATTCAGGTTTACATAAAGAATGATCAGGTTGGAGAGAACGCCTTTACAATTTTCAAAAAACTCGACATTGGTGATATTGTCGGTTTTAAGGGCACTCTATTTATAACTCAAAAAGGTGAACTGTCATTAATGACAAACACCCTTAAGCCTATCTCTAAATCGTTACGTCCCCTCCCTGAGAAATTTCATGGCCTCACTGATGTTGAGATGCGATATCGACAACGATACGTCGATCTTATCGTCAACTCAGAAGTTAAAGAGACATTCAAAAAAAGGGTTGAGATAATTCGTTTGATACGTGATTTCTTAAATAATCGCGAGTTCATGGAGGTTGAAACCCCCATGATGCACCCTATTTCCGGCGGTGCCACAGCGCGCCCCTTTAAAACGCATCACAATGCCCTTGACATGAATCTTTACCTGCGTGTCGCCCCTGAACTCTACCTTAAACGTTTGCTTGTTGGTGGTTTTGAACGTGTTTTTGAAATTAACCGTAACTTTCGTAACGAAGGTCTTTCGACTCGTCACAATCCGGAATTCACCATGCTTGAATTTTATCAGGCCTATTCTACCTATTTTGAATTAATGGATTTAACCGAAGAGATGATTTCCTGGATAGCCTCTGAAGTAACGGGTTCCATGCTGATCAGCTATCAAGGGCAGGAAGTTGATCTTTCTCCCCCATGGCGACGACTGACCATGGATAACGCACTGGTTGAAATCGGCAACATCCCACACGATATTTTACACGACATGGAAAAGCTCAAGGACAAGGCGACAGAACTTGGCATTAAGCTGGACATTCATGCCGGCATTGGCAAAATCAAGACCGAACTCTTTGAACTTCTTGTTGAGGAAAAACTCATCGATCCGACTTTTATTACCGCCTATCCAACCGAGGTATCTCCGTTGGCTCGTCGCAACGAACAGGACCCAACCGTAACTGACAGGTTTGAGCTTTTTATTACAGGTAGAGAGATCGCCAACGCCTTCAGCGAACTAAACGACCCCATTGATCAACGAAAACGAATGGAAAAGCAGATTGCCGAACGTGGCGACGATCAGGAAATTTCTCCCGAACTGGATAATGATTTCTTGAGGGCCCTTGAATATGGCATGCCACCAGCCGCTGGTGAAGGTATTGGCATTGATCGTTTGGTTATGCTGTTAACCGATTCGGCCTCTATACGTGATGTCATCCTCTTTCCACATCTGCGGCCTGAGTAA